A window of Polynucleobacter sp. KF022 genomic DNA:
TCTCATCAATCCGGCCCCACTCTAGACCATTTTGATCAGAAGCTTCTTTCCGCAGGCATGAGCGTACTTTCGTAAGGTTGAAAACGATGGTGAATGGCTATCGCTCCGAATGGATGATTCGAGGCGTGAGATAGCGCTTTTTGTTGTTCCCATAATTTGCGCAACCTGTTCTTGAGTAAGCCCTGCTTCTTTGCGGGCCTGAAATAATTCAGAAAGAGCTGCATATTCTTCTTCTAGAGCATCCCAAGCCTTTTTAAACTGCGGGTTAGCAAATAACTTTTCATCGTCTTGGCGAGAGTGGGGTACAGGTGCATATCGATCTTTTTTCTTAATCATTTTCTTTAACCTCTTTCTTTCACCTCTTTTAGTCGCTTGCGCGCCTTCTTTATTTCCTTATCTGGGGTCTCTTGCGTTTTCTTAATAAAGCTATGCAAAACAATGATGCGTTTACCAATCATCATCCCGTAGAAAACTCGCCCAATACCTTCGCTACCCCTACAACGTATTTCAAATAAGCCATCACCCATTGCCCTAGAGTGGGGGAGTCTTAGATCAGCACCGTATTGCTCCATCAAATCTAGCAGGCGCCTGTAATCCGCCAAAACTCCTACAGGCCAAGAAAAAATCTCAGATTTAGTGCGCTCATTAAAGTAGTAGATAGTCCAAATGCTCAAGATAATGTTCTCATATATGTGAACTTATTGCAACCGTGGGATGTAATGCGATAGAAGAAAAAGCCGGTAAATGGGGCTGGGAAGAGTTTCTCCAGCTTATGAAGAGAGGAGTGCTTTGTTTATCAGTAAGAACTGATTTTTATGTGGGTAGTGCTGCAAATTGACCTAAGGCAGGCGCTCCTAAATACCAAGTTAGAATATCAGCAAATAAGAGACAAAAGCGCCACAGAAATGATGTTGCAAATCAGGCTACAAACGTTGCCCAGTAAGCAACAGTTGTGAGAGTGACGAACCTGAATAAATGAAGTGAAGGGTGGATGAGCCAAACCCCCGGCACTGGTAGAAATTGGGTTTGGCTGCTTCGTTCCCGACCTGACCAGGTTATCCAACCCACCATGCGGGGAGGCCCATCCAATTCCATTTTAGCTTGTTAGAATGTAAGACATGACAGCATTGGCATTGGCCCGTTCGTGGCGCCCCAAAACCTTCTCTGAATTAGTCGGCCAAGACCATGTGGTTAAGGCTTTAACTCATGCTTTGGATCAGGGTCGCCTGCACCATGCATGGCTATTTACTGGCACCCGTGGGGTAGGTAAGACCACCATTGCCCGAATTATGGCAAAAGCCCTCAATTGCACAGGATCTGATGGTTCCGGCAAGATGACTTCAGAGCCTTGCGGAAAATGCCCAGCTTGCATGGAAATTGATGCAGGTCGCTTTGTTGACTATATCGAGATGGATGCCGCAAGTAATCGTGGTGTTGACGATATTGCTGCTCTCCTAGAAAAAGCTGCTTACGCACCAAGTAATGGTCGTTATAAGGTTTACATGATTGACGAGGTGCACATGCTCACCAATCATGCCTTTAATGCCATGCTCAAAACCTTGGAAGAGCCTCCAGAGCACGTCAAATTTATTTTGGCTACAACCGATCCGCAAAAGATCCCAGTTACTATTTTGTCTCGTTGCTTGCAGTTCAACCTCAAGCAAATGCCAGTACCGCTCATCGTTGAGCATTTGGAGAAAGTACTCGCCTCCGAAAAAGTGGAATACGAAGTCAATGCCTTGCGTGTCTTAGCTAAAGCAGCCCAAGGCTCTATGCGTGATGCTCTGTCTCTGACCGACCAAGCTATTGCTTATGCCGCCGGCAAAGTGACTGAAGAGTCTGTCCGCGGCATGCTCGGCACATTAGATGATGCTTATCTCATTCGCATTCTGGATTGTTTGATTGCTAAAGATGGCGCAAGCCTTCTCTCTGTTGCAAATGAAATGGGCGAACGCAGCATGTCCTTCTCATTAGCATTGCAAGATCTCTCTAGTTTGTTGCAAAAGATTGCAGCAGCTCAAGTTGTTCCTGAATCTGTATTGGATGATTGGCCAGAAGCAGGTGAGATTCGTCGTTTGGCTACTCAATTAACAAAAGAAGAAGCGCAACTCTTCTATCAAATTACAATTACTAGTCGTCCAGATTTATCACTTGCTCCAGATGAGCAAACCGGCTTTGCTATGACGCTCTTGCGCATGTTGGCGTTTCGTCCGGGCAGTGGTGGAGGCGGTAGTTCATCTCCAGCACCTTCAGCTCCACAGGTAAATACGGCTCGTCCAGCACCCGCTGCACCAGCATCCAGAACAGCTGCTCCTGCGCCTACAGCAAAGTCTGCCTCTACCGCTCCAGCTCC
This region includes:
- a CDS encoding helix-turn-helix transcriptional regulator — encoded protein: MIKKKDRYAPVPHSRQDDEKLFANPQFKKAWDALEEEYAALSELFQARKEAGLTQEQVAQIMGTTKSAISRLESSIRSDSHSPSFSTLRKYAHACGKKLLIKMV
- a CDS encoding type II toxin-antitoxin system RelE/ParE family toxin — encoded protein: MSIWTIYYFNERTKSEIFSWPVGVLADYRRLLDLMEQYGADLRLPHSRAMGDGLFEIRCRGSEGIGRVFYGMMIGKRIIVLHSFIKKTQETPDKEIKKARKRLKEVKERG
- the dnaX gene encoding DNA polymerase III subunit gamma/tau, encoding MTALALARSWRPKTFSELVGQDHVVKALTHALDQGRLHHAWLFTGTRGVGKTTIARIMAKALNCTGSDGSGKMTSEPCGKCPACMEIDAGRFVDYIEMDAASNRGVDDIAALLEKAAYAPSNGRYKVYMIDEVHMLTNHAFNAMLKTLEEPPEHVKFILATTDPQKIPVTILSRCLQFNLKQMPVPLIVEHLEKVLASEKVEYEVNALRVLAKAAQGSMRDALSLTDQAIAYAAGKVTEESVRGMLGTLDDAYLIRILDCLIAKDGASLLSVANEMGERSMSFSLALQDLSSLLQKIAAAQVVPESVLDDWPEAGEIRRLATQLTKEEAQLFYQITITSRPDLSLAPDEQTGFAMTLLRMLAFRPGSGGGGSSSPAPSAPQVNTARPAPAAPASRTAAPAPTAKSASTAPAPASSAAASAPVAAAGNSAERPDWHALMRQLPVKGLVQQLAFQTELQDWNDSAAGVRATIVTPMPQLASEASVGRLCDALTAHFGKPVKIVIEKGEVEGKTVAKVDAQIHQEKRMNAEQMIAADPFIQQLEKEFGAKVVGGSVKPL